Sequence from the Castanea sativa cultivar Marrone di Chiusa Pesio chromosome 12, ASM4071231v1 genome:
gaattttctcaaaaaatggGTTCTAATGATCTTTTTGTATTCCCACTTACATAGATAGAGAACAAAGAAAGACCACAATCTATCTCAATCTTTTAGGAAAAAGACCCAAGGAGAAATAGAAGAGATGAAAATGGGCCCATCCTAATTACAAAAGCAACCAATCCAAAAAATGGGCTCCCTTAATCAAGTGTGTAAGTTTAAGGCTAGCAAGATGTCAGTCATGGCTTCTCTTTACCAGCATTTTGGTAGAAACATTCAGTGTTATACCCATTAAGGAGTATTGACTACGTGGTTCGCCAGACTTATATACAGTAATTGGATCAgctttcaaaataaattgactAAAACTTTCCCTAGATTGCTTTCAGTTTTGAAGGCCGAGCATTGGGGCTAAAGATATTTATTATATGGCAAGTGCATGCATTCACATTGTAGAAGCAGTCTTTGAATTAAATGTTCAAAAAGAAGTGTTGTAAACAAAGGTTGACCCCCGGAAAGAAAAGTGTTCATAAAGCTTCCTTTAGAAGGTATTGGCATCTTTGGGCCTTCAATGGTaggctagatttttttttttttttggggggggggttGATGGGTTGCACTATTTAAAAATACCTTCTTGTTGCAACCACCCAACCATTTATTCCATTGAGTTGAGTCCATTTTTGGAGAAGGTAGCAAAATGTCTTAGAAGAACAAGCAAGGATATTTCATCTACGAGGTTTAGGTGGTGCCAGCATGCACAGTTGACACGCATAGATATGATCTTGAAATATCATAATTTCATGCGTGCAGGAAATGTTTAGAATCTCCAAAAAACTCGGGAGCTTCAACACATTAACATTTATCCAAAATGCCTCTCCAGCTACGTTTTTTGACAAGACAGCTTTGGGTATTTCTTCAAACTGCATATGTTCATTTTCATATTGGGCTCCCCTTATTCTATTTTATGTCCTCTTGGTTACAGCTTCCCAATTGGTAATACAATCAATATCTGACTCAATAGGAGAGCTGCACATTAAATATGATTAGCAATACGAACTATTAGGACAAACACAATCCATCATAATCCATAATCATTGacaaacccaccaccattaTCTAACAACCATGATATCAAGTGAATAACAAAGTGGTGGAAAAAGTGCATCTTGGTGGTCAGAATTCTCGTTAAAACAGAGGAGTAATCTGACCCAATCACAGTAGAAGAGGAGGAAATTAATAGCAGAGTTGAGGTTAACTGCATTCATTCTGGATCAGGTGAACCACCAGGGACCAGCTGCattccaacaaaaatattataacagtGATTTAGATAATTGAAACTCTATACATATCGCATTTTCACATTATGGCaccatttaaatttaattaaaataggaGCAGCTAACTAAGGCTTGcagaaaaaaagtttaaaaagcaTACGGTTTACACTTTAAGATGAAATGTTTGAGATGTTGAAATCAATGTTTGTATCAATGATAGAGGAAATAATTCTACAAACttgaattcaaaaataaaatactcttTTAAgtataatgaataaaaaaaccCATCGTATCTCACTTACAATAGCAATGTTGTTTCCATTTAGTAAAATCTGATCAAGCTTTGTTATCCGTCTCCCTTCAGCAGTGATCTCACTGTAACACAAATATAGAACCATAAAGTGATTAATATAACCTCTATAGTTGTCCGCtaacaaatggaaaaaaaaaaattcaaacaggAAAAGAAACTCACACTGAAGCTAAACATGTTAGGTCAACAGTATTATTAAGAGAATAACCCTAATACTATCAACCTCCACAGTATTTTTAAGCTAAACATGTTGAAATATGAGCTCCCATTTTTCATCCAAAGATCAAGTACCCCAGGTTAAGAATCCCACCTCAAAGTCTGCTTCCCTTTCATCCACACAAAAAGTACAGTTTGTCGCTGACCTAATACAATCAACCTtcaccaaaattttaatatttcagACTCAATCTACACCACCTTAAATTTATTTGATAGCATTTGGGCTATTACCTTCAATAACAACTTTTTGATCAAGGGAGCTCATATTTCAATCATGTTATCTTCTGATGTCTGAAGTCTGAACACCAAAGGCTTGGACAAAGTGGAAAATGAAGCATCAATAATCCCCTACTGTATCAAACTTCACAAAGAGTAGCTAACTACATTGAAAGATGTGTCATGTGAAGGGTGTCGCTAAACTCAATGACAGGGATACAATACAGTTTACCTTCATGCCAcagtccacacacacacacacacacaccaaaaaaacaaaaaaacaaaaaaagaacaaaaaaaaaaacagataaaaTATATTAAGGTCCAGAGACCCATAAAATCAAAGCATCAAGATCCAGGAAAACAATACCACATGCACTCTCTTCTGTGGAATCTAAGGATACCCTAAAAATTTATGCTTCTTTTCTACTACATaaaacttctttaaaaaaatcaacaagtAAACTTTCATATGAAAATCATAAGACAGGATTTCTTGCAATTGCAAACCACCTACTATAGCATGATCCTGCAATAAATCAGAAAAGGACAACCTGCACAGGGTCTAGACTGAAAATTGCCATGTGAAAGAAATACTTTAATGATTATAAGACAAGATCAAGAAGAAGTAAgatcttttatatttttgccAGGCTTTTGACATATTATACACACGAGATAAGACAGTTACAAAACTTCCAATTTGGAAGCAAATTTTGCAGTCCTTATTTATATAAGCAAAAATATCAGGTGAAAACCTTAAATTTGGAGGAGCAGCGGaagagaagaaggagaaaaggtaaaaatctcaaataattgaataaaacaAATGCCTTCCAAACAGGATTTTCTAAAAAGGGCACAACAAAACAGTGAATATGGCTTAACACAGAATTCTATATTAATCTATGAGATTGACTATGGAATTCTGTATATTTACCATAAAGCGAGTATCCTTCCCCTCATTTCCTTGAGAGGATTTGAAATCATGTATAATGGAAAGGAGCAAAGATCTATAGTTGTTTGTAAACTCTCCTAGAAGATGGGTAAATTATCACCTCCATTATCttgttcatttttaaaatgataagcCACACACACCTAGTGGCTCTTGAATCCATGATCTCACCCTCTACCCATTATTATGGAAGGAAGAATACTGACCATTTTAGATACTTATAATATATCATACAATCGTCAACGAGCACTAGCTAAAATCAAACCTCCTTTGGGTACAAACTTGGTTGAACTTCACacaatatcttttttttgttgggatatgaattttaaaaaatccatcattttcttctcatatcttcgatgcttgcaaaatttctagataataacgtataaaaaattatgcataaaaaataagtttacgaattatataataagtaaataacaTCGGATTGGTACAACATTTGACATGTGTGTTAAGAAATTAGAGAAGGGCATACTATTCAGTGACGTCTTCGAGGACCATGTTGACATAGACATCAAAGCCCCTAAGAGTACCAACAAGCTCCTTGTCTCCCTTCATTATCACCCATATCTTAGACCCTATGCACCTGTCAATGAGCTCtgaacacaaaaagaaaaaaaaataaaagtttacaTTTTCTGTTGATTTTCTCTTAatagaacagagagagagagagagagaagagagtagGACCTGATGGTAGCAGCTGTGAAGGATTGTTGGCCATGGAGATAGTTGAATATTAAGATAAGGATGCTGCTGgcaatcaaaattataatttaaacccCAATCCAAAAAAccctaataaataaattaatatgtaaTCTGAGAGAGtaacgaagaaaaaaaactcaaagttACCTGAAATTGGGTTGCTAATGCCGCGGGGCCGAACGCTCTCGACTGTGagtaacaaaagaaagaaagaaagaaagacaaactCTCCAGTAGAAGTAGGTAAGGCCTCCCtcttctctttttaaattttacttctGTGGATTCGGTTCTTTTTACTCGCAAGTCGCAAGCCTCTTTCTTATTTGTGTTTTGTTAATATGTAACACCAGGGCCGGCCCaagaattcttttttatttttattttattttttaggaacgGGCCGGCCCAATAATTCTAGggtttcttttggtttttctgTCCCCTGTATCTGTTCCAATAGTCACattccaatctctctctctctctctctctctctctctctctctctcatatattctAAAGACCCCCTCTGTTTTCACCTCTTCCTATATTCAGAACTCCTATATTTGGACTCTATATTCTAAAGACCCGCTCTGTTTTCACTTCTCCCTTCATAGACATGTCCCCACAAAGAACAACTTCCTATATcattttttgatcttgtttctcttacatttttgtgctattttttgttttgggaggagagagacataaattttgagcaaaaatacctatttatcCTCGATTTTAACAGAGGTAGGTTACGGAAAACAAACAGAATATATCTTAGATGGGTAAAGTGTCACtttttaaaccacgggtaggcaaactAATTTCGGGCCAAACTACAAGTGGGTTTAGTGTAATTACCcctataaattatttttgtttagtgggttctagttaacttaactagtaaagtttcttatggttgaataagaatTCTGGATTTCAATTCTCGTTTATACCACAAACTTATTgatgttttggtttgatgataaaaaactatatcattaggGGTagacgctataggttgaaacttaaaaaaaaaaatatctttgtTTAAACCATCATAATTTATCCTAGAAATTTACATCATGTGaaaatgtataatgaaattgaaattataaaacTACTTAAAAAATGCAtgtgaaaatattaatgaaaacTATTGTGGGCATCAAAAACACTCTAAGTTAACTCAGGCACAAATGTTCTTGATTACACaactattttctaaaaaaatagggAAGAGATACACAATGGGAAGATCAAGCAAATGATTAGAAATATAAATAAGCAGAATTAAGCTttcatatatatagaaataatgTTCCCCAGGTACAGAGGAAATAATCAAAGGAACAAATGTATAAGAAAAatactctcactctctctttagttcttcctcagattttctctctttatttttttgaatccCCTCTCCTGttacccttcttcttcttttatagcAATTTCCCCTCATCTTCTAATTGTTCAGCTCCAGCTGAATTTGagagatacttgtcccatcaactaGTCATTTAGCATTTAATGTGGCTAACACCAGATAAGAGATctcattaatgtggaggtggctgTTTGATTGGGTTCTATATTTTCTTCGTCATGTCCTTTGGGAGAGATGTAGAAAATGGGTGGTCCTATATGAGGGAGGAAGTTGCTGTTCGAGGTACCTTAGTGACCTCGAAAAGAAGGGTTAGAGGGGTTACTTCGGCTATTATCCTTGGGAAGGTTGCCATCCTGGATGTCCACAATTGTAAGCCCAGTTGGTTCCTCTCCACCAGTAGGCCATTTCATCTATAAACTATAATCATACCTTGGGTCGGGCTTGTTCCTTGGATTTACCTCTTAGGCTTTGGTCCTCGGGTCGAGTCAGagttcaccccccccccccccacaactATTATCAAGAAGTTGATGGATCAATgtagaaattagaaatttagTTGATATAAGTGTAGCATAAGCTCAAAAagctcttttttaaaaaaaaaaaaaaaatgagaatacgttcatttcatccaaaattttattttttaatgagaatacTTTCATTTCATCCAAATTTGGGGTTGATGCTTTTTTCCATTCATAGAAATACCTAGAAGTGTGATGAGATatagcacaaaaaaattaagaccCCCACATACGCATAGATCTCATCACAGTCCTAAGTAtttatataattgaaaaatgCATCAACTCCGAATTTGgcttcttatttttctattctcttttatttatttatttatttattttaatactaaaaACGTCTTCATgtttatatagaaaattgtaaaattatgtaACTTTCAATTGTTTGCACTCTCTACCatcaatataaaatatacaatGATATAGTACATATTTTCCTCTACCTAAACACTGTTGGTGTTGTGGTATTTGTTTTGTAGTGGCTCCAAAATCATCATCCTCCAAAGCTAAAGCAAAAACATCCTCCAAGAGACGCAAGTTGTCTGACTTTAATCCTGAAATCTTTGTCATTGCAAAAGCCAAGAGCGGCCCAACATTATTTGGGGCCTAAGGCCAAAAATTTATGCGGGacttttaatttgtaaatattaattaaacaaaattatttaatactaatcAAATCTAAGTTAATTTGATacattaaatacataatttgatgaatagtaccaattaaactaatgttaatttcttatagaaaattgaatatcatagttgaaccataaatattaataaaaagaaataaaaatatattacaattaaaaaaatactctaTTTTGGATATACAACAATACATAGTTAAGTAAagttaaaatctaatttttaattttatatcttatttttaagaaaGGGAGATAGATTTTATTTGGTGTGTGACTTTGTAGGATatcaatttacaaaaattaaagtctcaaactattaggggagattaatctataattgataatttaacacatttgcaacatttttttttgaaacattttagagTTTCGATTGGATTAGAGTTCTATTGGTCGCGTACATTGAGAGTCTTAAtagaaatgaaaaggaaaaatgcgCTTAAAGCACTATAAATGTTCACAATATGATGTGACATTAACTCTCATTGATGAAATTCATCAATCAaactaatgaatgtttaaatcatttttttttttgtttttttttttgtgattggtaacATGGCAATTTGTAAGTCCATAGTAAAATTTGCAGTATCTTTGTAGatgctcttttttttagaagcccaGGAAGGGGAGGAAGCCCAACAATGTGGGCAGAAGAAAGTGGAAACACCATTAAGCTCAAGTGGCAGAAATACTGGATTGCgggtccataaagcaaacaaatggatcctgaagaagtaaatgggcctaaaaGGGTTTGGAAAGAGAGGAATAGCGAACCCATGGGCAGTATGGATGTAAAAAAGTGAGAACGGGCCACAATTACTACAGTAGGCCCAAATcaatgtaagtaaagagagTAAGGGGTAATGGAAAACCCATAAACCCCGAAGATGAAGTATAAAGTatttgggccaaggaagcccaaggagacagtaaaagcccatgggaaagCACAGAATTGGAAgagggccaaggatgccccaaGAGAGTAAACGGGCCAGAGATGCCCAAAAGGAAGTAAGCGGGATGCGGGAGCCCACAAGTAACGTAGTAAAAGGCCCAATAAGTCCATTGGGCCATCAAAGAAGGAATGAGCAGTAAGCCCAAAGAGGCCCAGCGGTCCTGGGTCAAGAAAACATCATGGCAGACATAACAGAATGATGCAGCAGGAAACAAATAGCAAGGCTGAGAATAAAGCACGAAATAGCCCACAATTAGGGAAGGCCCAGCACCTAACGAAGTAAGCCATAAATGAGAAATCAGGAAAAGCAGCCCACACTATAAGAAGTTAAAGACGAATGGCAGAATGGGCAGATGAACCTTCAGACCGAGACAAACACATGAGTAGCGGGCAGATTTTGGACGAGCATGGAAGTAAGGCACGCGTAAGGCCCAGACACCACCAGCCTATACCTAGGCAATATaggaagtggtgggtcatgggtcagaggttagagggcatggtctggcggtggAGAGGGGAAAAATCTATTTTCATGTTTCCTGCTCAGGCTCTTTTGGAGGCAGTGTCCTActaggatgacataccacccaaaagaggcaaagctGAGCTGGAACCATTAGGGGCATGCCATGAGggacagagagaaagagagtatttACACCGTGACAGGTAAGAGTGCCATgacaagcaagcaaacaaaatagTCTTCTTTGTCTGGTGAGGTGGAGTGACGTAGCCTGCACAGGTGAGTGGCATTGGTTGGGTGACTGAACAATCAGTAATGGTCGGCAAGGACACCCACACTAGACAAAAACagttaaaggctaaaatggtaaaagccagCCACGGCAGGTATTATATAAGGAGCTCTTGCTGTGCACGGCGGGGGCCAAGAACCACTTCTGGGGAGAGAATCGCGAGAACTAAGAGAAAACATAGAAAGATAAAAGGAAGGAAGGAAAGAATTAGAgggaatagaaagaaaagataaaacagAGAGAACAGAGTGGCAGACATGCACCAAATAGGTTAATTCCCCTATTCTTCAACCCGTGTTCTCTAATCACGACAAAGGACCTCTCTAAAAACAAGTCATTCAGGCCCACCCCTTCAGAGTAGTTAATTTCTCCTTAAGAGAGATTAGCAGCATTGAAGAGATGGTTCCCCCTTCTTGATTTAAACCCAGTAACGTAACTTGATATGGTAGACTgacctttgttttctttaaataaGCTTATCGCTATTTGTTCTACACTTAATCTTTGTGGCTATTTCATAAAATGAGTATTCATTATCAAAGCCCATTACTTACCTTTGTCTGAATAGCAAAAGAATTTAcattattgtctttattgtaTCTGCCTGCCGTAGCTATTATAACAGTTCCAtttgccatgggcatgtgataAAAGACTCAGCAAGTAGGGCATTGTTTATTcacaagccggaccaaggaGGGTTGCTATTAGGCCGGTCCCAACTCCTTGATCTAGAAAACTTTGGGCTTAGTGCGGCAGGAGGCAGCCTAACCCAACATTTGCAATAAAGGCCCACACATTTAAATTGGCAATTTTGCTGGGGAGTTGGGAAGCAGACAGGGACAGAGATCCTCGTAAACAAATGCCGCCAAAATCCAAGACGAAATGAAACATGAGCGCTGTCCCCTCTCAGGCCGAGTCGAGGCCAACAATGCCTCATCAGCCTAACTAGGCAGAAGACATCAACGGATTGGGAGCTGGACACCAACCGCAGGCAAGGAACCCCGCTGACAATACCAACACTTTTGTTGAGGTGTTGCAAGCACTACAACACTCACAATAGTAGATTTTGGAAGAAATACGTCAGCTAAAGACCGAAAAGACCAAGGAGAAGGGAAGCTAGCATGTCCTAGAGCATGCGGCAGACAAAGAGGAGACGCTAATCGAAGGCGCCCCACAAAATGAAGGACAATGCTACAACACCATGGCTGAGGTAGCAGCTCTCTTAGAATAGGAGAGAGCCAGAGCACCCAAGGAGAGATTCTACGCATGGAGACCTCCTTATTCGTTAAGAGTGCTTAGCAAGCCGTATCTTGAAAGATATGAACCGCGCGTTTTTGCGCAGTATGATGGCAGGAAAGGAAGTGATGTTGAGCACGTAAGTAAATTCATTGATACTATTGGTCCTTATGCGGTAGACGAGGACTTGTGCTTTTGGGAATTCTCGAAATCATTGTGTGACCGTGCCTACACTTGGTACATCGGTCTAAAACCAAGATCAATCCCAACCTGGGATGACATGGTGGATGTATTTTGCATTAAGTACTTCCACGGGGAAGAAATGGTGACACTTGCTACTTTGCAAGCTACCAAGCAAAGAAACGAAGAAGATTTAATGGAGTATATCAAGACATTCAGAGACATAGCACTTGATTGCTATGACCATTGTGAAAAGAAGACATTGGTGGAGATGTGTATGACAAATATGATAAGGGAATACCGAGTTGTCCTGGAAAACTTGGAAATCTCCCAATTTGCGTAGTTGTTACAAAAATCTAGAAAGACCGCTTATTTGATGAGACCAAGTTCTGACAAAAGAAACACCCCACAGGCTATGGCAGCATCCATCGgcgaaaggaagagaaaaactGATGGGAGGGAGCATGATACCCCTCCGTTGATATCGTGCACCCCAAAGGAGCTAGATGTGCTTTTGGACAGGTGGATAGCAGACGAAGTTTTTAAGCCTAATCAAGTTTCTAGAGAGCCCACAGAAGAAGAGCGGAGGGACCCACGCTTCTGCCGCTTGCACAATTATGTACAACATCCAATTGCAGAATGTTGGGTGCTCTGCAGACTGGTGCACCGCAGGATCAAAGAAGGAACCCTGGAGTTGTCGTAGCAAGAAGTTCAAAGGAATCCACTCCCAAATCACAAAGGGAAGGGTGTAGCAGTGGTAGTAATTTGTGCAGATCTAGGGGAAGACGAGGAGGAGAATCCAACCATGCTTACCGTAGCAATCACCACTTTACAGAGGAGTTCTAAGTTCAAAAATGTGTTTGACCAACTAGGCCTTATAGCAAAAGAGCAGAAGATAGCTACAGAGGCCCTAGTGAGCATTGCTTCTAGAGCAGGAGTGGAATGTTTGTCAGCAGAAGTTGCAGATGATAGAGCTCTCTTACAAGAATTAATTGAAATCACTTTCAGTAATGAGGATATGGAAGTGGGGTGCCTTGACCACAAGAGACCCTTTTACTTAGCTGCGTCCATAAATCAGATCCCTATCAAGAGGGCATTGGTGGACATAGGTGCCTTTGTGAACCTTGTTCCGTTAAGCACCCTGCAGGCGGCAGGAATCTTGGAAAGAAAGATCCAAGGGTGCTCAATGGAAGTAACTGGGTTAGGAGGAAGTGGTGAATATACCGCAGGCCACATTCAAATATGGTTAAAAGTGGGCCTTATAGCCTCTTTGGCTCAGTTCCATGTGGTAAAGATGAAAGTTTCATACCATGTGCTCTTAGGGAGGCCGTGGCTACACAAACACCGACTAGTGACGTCTACCAATCACTAGTACGTGAAAGGGAGGTTGAATGGCAAGATGATACGTATAGTGGCAAACCCATCACCATTCGAGCAAGCAGATGCTCATTTAGTAGAAACTATGTTTTATGACTAGTGGGCACCGTCCGGGGAAAGCTCGGTGTCAAAACCAAGAGGCACGTTTGTCGCCAGGTGGAAGAATATACGAGGTGACCCAGAGCCTGATCTGAGAGAATTAATCtctcaaaagaagaagagaaaagaagcaCCTGCTGTAGAGTCAGATGACACTTCACAATGCGTTAGGATCTGAGGACCTGACGACAAGATTGTGTATAAACTATGAAGGTGCATGGGGCCCATGAGTGAAACACAAGCGGGCCCTAGGTAAGAATGGCAGCACAAAAGCCTGGTGTGCTGTGTAGCTCAAGAAGGCTCAGAAGAAGAAAATCATGGAGGGAAAGACGAGGAGGTTACGGCAAAAAAACATGTACAGGTTATGGCAGAAGAGAAGTTATAGGAAGTCAACTTAAGATCCGACTCACAGGAACCAAGGCCCATCTCAATCAGTTCAAAGTTGTCAGAAAAGGAAAAGTCAGAGTTAATACAGTTGTTGAAGGAATACAAGGATGTCTTTGCGTGGAATTATAGTGAAATGCCAGGATTGGATCCTGGGCTAGTAGTGCATACGCTAAATATGGATCTAGAGGCTAGGCCAGGCCAGTTACCCAGCTTGCCAAAATATTCTACACTGAAATAGAAGAGTAAATAGTCAATGAGGTACAGAAGTTGTTGGTTACAAGATTCATCAAACCCATTCAACATCCACGTTGGTTATCCAACATAGtgccagtgaagaagaagaacaggCAAATAAGGTGCTGTGTAGATTTTAGAAATCTCAACAAAGTCTGCTCGAAAGACGAATTCCCTCTACCGAACATGGACTTACTAATAGATTCTGCGGCGGGAAGTGCCATATTTTCCTTCGTGGACGGGTTTAGTGGGTACAATCAGATTAGAATGGCGCCAAAGGACGTGAAAAATAGTGCTTTCAGAATGCCTATAGGCAACTTTTACTACACAGTAATGCCGTTTGGATTAAAGGACGCAGGTGCAACTTATCAAAGGACAATGATGGCTATAttccatgacatgatgcataGAGAATTAGAAGATTATGTGGATGACAACGTGGTAAAGTCAAGGAAGCGGGAAGAACATGTCCAAGTGTTGAGGAAGGTATTCGAAAGGTGTAGAGCTTTCAAGCTAAGAATGAATCCTCTCAAATATGTATTCGGAGTATCtttaggaaaattcttgggtTTCCTAGTTCACAGCAGAGGAATAGACGTAGACCCGGCCAAAGTTACAgccataacaactatgaagCCTCTAGCCACAGTAAAAGAGTTAAAAACTTTTTGGGGAAGGTCTCATATATACAAAGATTCATCCCCAGACTAGCATCCATCACCTCTGCTTTCGGGAAACTGCTAAAAAAGGGGCAAAACTTTGAATGGGGGGAGGCGCAGCAGGTGGCCTTTAAGAGGCTACAACAAATCATGATGAATCTCCCTACCATACAAGCTCCAATCTGCAGGAAGCCACTGTTGTTATACTTAGCTGCCAACCAGTATGCCATAGATGTGTTGATTGCCCAAGAGAATGGGGATGGTGTAGAACAGCCAGTTTATTACATTAGCCGAACTCTAAAAGATGCAGAAACTCGCTACCTAAGGGCAGAGAGGTCGTGCTTGGCTATCGTGTATGCCTTGTAGAGGTTACATCATTATTTCCTGGCCTATGAACTATGGTTGATGACTAAGTCTCATGCCATCAAAGCCTTATTACAACAGCCAATTCTCTCGGGTAGAATATCCTAGTGGCTGCTACAATTGTCACAGAATGATTTGAAGGCAGGAATGCCCAAGGCGGTAAAGAGCTAGGCTATAGCAGATCTATCGGCTTAGTTCCCAAGAGAAGAAGAATTCCTGCTGGATGATGAAGTCGTAGGGAAATAGTTGTGGTAGAAGAAGTCGAAGAGCGGTGGGTAATGAAATTTGACGGGTCTTCTACTACCCAATCAGGGGGAGTGGGAGTAGTTTTGTACCATGAAGAAGACAAGGCTATGGCACTATCATCCAAACTGGAATTCCCCTATTCAAAAAACACGATAAAATATGAAGCCTACCTAACTAGGTTAGCCACAGCCCTTGAAATGAGAGTCAAACACTTAAGAGTAATAGGAGACTCGAACCTAGTAGTCTGCCAGACCAAAGGAAGCTTCTCTTTAAAGGCACCCAGCCTAGCCCTTTACAGAGCAATGGCCCAGAAGATGGAGGAAAGGTTTTTGACCTTTGAAATAAAGCACACTCCAAGAAGCGAAAATCAGTTTGTAGATGCACTGACCGCATTAGGTTCACAAACAATCTTGAAGGGGATAGCACCGGGATAAAAGTTAGCAAGAGGAAA
This genomic interval carries:
- the LOC142618640 gene encoding sm-like protein LSM5, translated to MANNPSQLLPSELIDRCIGSKIWVIMKGDKELVGTLRGFDVYVNMVLEDVTEYEITAEGRRITKLDQILLNGNNIAILVPGGSPDPE